From a region of the Aerosakkonema funiforme FACHB-1375 genome:
- a CDS encoding potassium channel family protein, whose protein sequence is MNLSSLSFFRSLRKDNQQFAVIGLGRFGRSVCSSLHNMGYQVLGTDVDEKRVSQALTDQLVSHAVQLDSTEPAALKEAGIFEFDTVIIAIGNYIQESVITTLNLKEAGVAHVVAKASSEVHVKLLKRVGADHVVYPEFEAGCALARSLTKPAILDRFDLDTENSIVELIVPDEFHNKTIAELKLRTRYGLNLLAVSHEGKFEINPDPNRRLLKGSAMVVIGSNKDINKLPI, encoded by the coding sequence ATGAACCTGTCATCTCTAAGTTTTTTTCGCAGTTTACGTAAAGACAATCAACAGTTTGCGGTCATTGGATTGGGTCGTTTCGGTCGATCCGTCTGCTCATCTTTGCACAATATGGGATACCAAGTTCTGGGAACTGACGTTGACGAAAAACGAGTTTCCCAAGCTTTGACCGACCAGCTAGTTTCTCATGCAGTGCAATTGGATTCAACAGAACCGGCGGCTCTAAAAGAAGCGGGTATTTTTGAGTTTGATACAGTGATTATTGCTATTGGTAATTATATCCAAGAAAGTGTCATTACAACTCTGAATTTGAAAGAAGCTGGTGTGGCTCACGTTGTCGCGAAAGCTTCATCGGAAGTTCATGTGAAGCTATTGAAGCGTGTGGGAGCGGATCATGTGGTTTATCCGGAGTTTGAGGCGGGTTGTGCGCTGGCGCGATCGCTCACCAAACCAGCGATTTTAGACCGTTTTGATTTGGATACGGAAAACAGCATTGTGGAACTGATCGTTCCAGATGAATTTCACAACAAAACGATCGCCGAACTAAAACTCCGCACCCGTTATGGTTTGAACTTGCTAGCGGTAAGTCATGAAGGCAAATTTGAAATTAATCCCGATCCTAACAGACGGCTTCTTAAAGGTTCGGCAATGGTTGTGATTGGCTCGAACAAAGATATCAATAAGTTGCCCATTTGA
- a CDS encoding TrkH family potassium uptake protein: MTISRTICLGFFTVIAVGTLLLMMPFSTSSGSWNNPLVALFTSTSAVCVTGLSVVDPGTYFSFWGQFFIVALVQIGGLGYMTTTTFLILLVGRRFDLRQKMAIQQALDRPGIQDSAQVIRSVIGTTMIFEITGIFLLMFVFVPDHGWNYGLWLSIFHSINSWNNAGFSLFRDNLIGYQSSVLLNLVVPGLIIFGGIGYQVIFEMYVWVRDRILRKPYCQVLSLNFKVATSTTIILLLSGAIALFCIESRNPETLGYLSLKDKLLAAWFQSVTPRTAGFNTVDFGKMTQAGLFLTIALMFIGASPGGTGGGIKTTTLRVLTSCTKAILQGKEEVQLYHRQVALSLIIKAVGVLVGSFATVVVSTILISITDPELQFSQILFEVVSAFATVGLSTGITASITPAAKLIIISTMYIGRVGVLLMMAAILGDPRPSAVRYPEENLLVG; the protein is encoded by the coding sequence ATGACCATATCAAGAACCATTTGCCTGGGATTCTTCACCGTTATTGCCGTAGGAACTCTTCTGCTGATGATGCCTTTCTCCACCAGTAGCGGAAGCTGGAATAATCCGCTGGTGGCCCTCTTTACATCGACCTCTGCCGTTTGCGTTACCGGTTTATCCGTTGTAGACCCAGGTACATATTTTTCTTTTTGGGGTCAATTTTTTATTGTTGCCCTGGTTCAAATTGGCGGACTGGGCTACATGACCACAACCACTTTCCTGATCTTGCTTGTGGGCCGCAGGTTCGATCTCAGGCAGAAAATGGCTATTCAGCAAGCTTTGGATCGTCCCGGTATACAGGATAGCGCTCAAGTAATTCGATCGGTCATTGGCACTACAATGATTTTTGAAATTACGGGAATTTTCCTGCTGATGTTTGTGTTTGTGCCTGACCACGGTTGGAATTATGGGCTGTGGTTGTCAATTTTTCATAGTATTAACTCTTGGAATAATGCGGGGTTTAGTTTATTCAGAGATAACTTGATTGGTTATCAATCATCGGTGTTATTAAATTTGGTTGTACCGGGATTGATTATTTTTGGTGGCATCGGCTACCAGGTGATTTTTGAAATGTACGTGTGGGTGCGCGATCGCATTTTGAGAAAACCATATTGCCAGGTGTTATCGCTGAATTTCAAGGTGGCCACCAGCACAACAATTATACTTTTATTATCCGGAGCTATAGCATTATTTTGTATAGAAAGTAGAAATCCAGAAACATTAGGATATCTTAGTTTAAAAGATAAATTATTGGCAGCTTGGTTTCAATCTGTAACCCCTAGAACTGCTGGCTTTAATACCGTTGACTTTGGCAAAATGACCCAGGCTGGTTTATTTCTGACAATTGCGCTTATGTTTATTGGTGCAAGTCCTGGTGGCACTGGTGGCGGGATTAAAACGACAACATTGCGAGTTTTAACCAGTTGCACAAAAGCAATTTTGCAAGGCAAAGAAGAAGTTCAACTTTATCATCGCCAAGTGGCATTAAGTCTGATTATAAAAGCAGTTGGTGTATTAGTTGGTTCCTTTGCCACCGTAGTGGTATCGACAATTTTAATTTCAATTACCGATCCAGAGTTGCAGTTTAGTCAAATACTGTTTGAAGTTGTCTCGGCGTTTGCAACAGTCGGTCTTTCTACAGGGATTACAGCTAGCATTACACCTGCGGCAAAACTGATTATAATTTCGACAATGTACATTGGAAGAGTAGGAGTTTTATTGATGATGGCCGCTATTCTGGGAGACCCCCGTCCCAGTGCAGTTCGCTATCCAGAAGAAAACTTACTCGTTGGGTAG
- a CDS encoding methyltransferase domain-containing protein — protein sequence MTSTLYRQIQQFYDSSSSLWEQIWGEHMHHGYYGPNGDLKKDRRQAQIDLIEELLSWAGVQQADRILDVGCGIGGSTLYLAEKFNASAWGITLSPVQAARAKERALAAGLSARTDFQVADALNMPFADASFDFVWALESGEHMPDKEKFMQECDRVLKPGGTFLMVTWCHRPATPPNAPLTPDEQKHLEEIYRVYCLPYVISLPEYEAIARNLSFQNIRTADWSKAVAPFWDIVIDSAFDLRAIFGLLCSGWGTIQAALSLGLMKQGYERGLIRFGLLCANKQ from the coding sequence ATGACTTCAACTCTTTATCGGCAAATTCAGCAATTCTACGATTCGTCCTCCAGTCTGTGGGAACAGATTTGGGGAGAACATATGCACCACGGCTACTATGGGCCAAATGGCGACCTCAAAAAAGACCGCCGTCAGGCGCAAATTGACCTGATCGAAGAACTGCTCAGCTGGGCAGGAGTGCAACAGGCCGATCGTATCCTCGATGTAGGTTGCGGAATTGGTGGCAGCACTCTTTACCTTGCAGAAAAGTTTAACGCATCTGCCTGGGGAATTACACTCAGCCCTGTACAAGCTGCTAGGGCGAAAGAACGAGCCTTAGCAGCTGGACTGAGCGCCAGAACTGATTTCCAAGTTGCAGACGCCCTCAATATGCCTTTTGCTGACGCCTCCTTTGACTTTGTTTGGGCGCTGGAAAGTGGCGAACATATGCCTGATAAGGAGAAGTTTATGCAGGAGTGCGATCGAGTGTTAAAGCCAGGGGGAACGTTCCTGATGGTAACTTGGTGTCATCGTCCCGCAACGCCTCCAAACGCCCCCCTCACGCCAGATGAGCAAAAGCATTTAGAGGAGATTTATCGAGTTTATTGCTTGCCTTATGTGATTTCGCTGCCCGAATACGAAGCGATCGCCCGCAACCTCTCCTTCCAAAATATCAGAACCGCAGATTGGTCAAAAGCTGTCGCGCCATTTTGGGATATAGTCATAGATTCTGCTTTCGATCTCAGAGCTATCTTCGGTTTGCTTTGCAGCGGCTGGGGTACAATCCAGGCAGCACTCTCTTTAGGCTTAATGAAGCAAGGCTATGAGCGCGGCTTAATTAGATTTGGTTTGCTCTGTGCTAATAAGCAGTGA
- a CDS encoding homogentisate phytyltransferase, translated as MRQYAAGIYSFWKFSRPHTIIGTTLSVLGLYLIAQSASNENFHLQLWQLWGTWIACLCGNIYIVGLNQLEDIEIDRINKPHLPLAAGEFSPRQAQLIVGITGVLALLFAWVMGPFLLLMVSVSLAIGTAYSLPPIRLKRFPFWAALCIFSVRGAIVNIGLFLHFNQKLHNAKEIIVTGEVWALTLFILVFTFAIAIFKDVPDIEGDRQYNMSTFTIKLGAVAVFNLARWVLTVCYVGMSVVAILYLASVNQVFLIGSHVIMLGLMWWRSRNVDLHDRSAIAQFYQFIWKLFFLEYLIFPAACILN; from the coding sequence GTGCGGCAATATGCTGCTGGGATTTACTCTTTCTGGAAATTCTCTCGTCCCCATACCATAATCGGTACAACCCTGAGTGTTTTAGGCTTGTATTTAATTGCCCAATCTGCATCTAATGAAAATTTCCACCTGCAACTGTGGCAGTTATGGGGAACTTGGATTGCCTGTCTGTGCGGCAATATCTACATTGTCGGACTAAATCAGCTAGAAGATATTGAAATCGATCGAATTAACAAACCGCATTTGCCCTTAGCTGCGGGTGAATTTTCGCCACGCCAAGCTCAGTTAATTGTTGGCATTACAGGCGTATTGGCACTGTTATTCGCTTGGGTGATGGGGCCATTTTTGTTGTTGATGGTAAGCGTTAGTTTGGCAATTGGTACAGCTTATTCTTTACCGCCAATTCGGTTGAAACGATTTCCGTTTTGGGCGGCTTTGTGTATTTTTAGCGTGCGCGGAGCAATAGTTAATATCGGACTGTTTTTGCACTTTAATCAGAAATTGCACAACGCAAAAGAGATAATTGTGACGGGAGAAGTTTGGGCGCTGACGCTATTCATTTTGGTGTTTACATTTGCGATCGCCATTTTCAAAGATGTTCCCGATATAGAAGGCGATCGCCAATACAACATGAGCACTTTTACAATTAAACTCGGCGCGGTGGCTGTGTTTAATTTAGCCCGTTGGGTGTTAACCGTATGCTATGTAGGGATGAGCGTTGTTGCCATACTTTATCTGGCATCGGTCAACCAAGTTTTTCTAATTGGCTCTCATGTAATAATGCTGGGTTTGATGTGGTGGCGCAGTCGGAATGTAGACTTGCACGATCGAAGTGCGATCGCTCAGTTTTACCAATTTATCTGGAAATTGTTTTTCCTGGAATATCTGATTTTTCCTGCCGCCTGTATTTTGAATTAA
- a CDS encoding translation initiation factor, protein MVDRFLRNVGDAIFGNNDRRSEEEYNDDDRNVRPASEDPYGDPADVGMFGNVRPASEDPYGDPADVGMFPDIRPASEDPYGDPADVGMFPDIRPASEDPYGDPADQESRW, encoded by the coding sequence ATGGTAGATAGATTTTTGCGAAACGTGGGAGATGCCATCTTTGGCAATAACGATCGACGATCGGAAGAAGAATACAATGATGACGATCGCAATGTCCGTCCGGCGAGCGAAGACCCCTACGGTGACCCCGCAGATGTAGGAATGTTCGGTAATGTCCGTCCGGCGAGCGAAGACCCCTACGGTGACCCCGCAGATGTAGGAATGTTCCCCGATATTCGTCCGGCGAGCGAAGACCCCTACGGTGACCCCGCCGATGTAGGAATGTTCCCCGATATTCGTCCCGCCAGCGAAGACCCCTATGGCGACCCCGCAGACCAGGAGTCCCGCTGGTAA
- a CDS encoding tetratricopeptide repeat protein — protein MSHQIKRKHLLLATVISLSLSTFGCSSSGSNSPNANSTPSASPATSASASNPQNSNPTPPASPAASSQTDTANTQTAPAPAPAPVEKGSAADYYQQGIEKVKQQDFKSAEELWNKSLQLDPKNAEVHSNMGVLLQRQGKIDEATSHYKESVRLAPDNPETHIKLAVALGQQRKLDESIAQSKEAIRLKPDFAQAHYVLALGLSEQGKKEEALASLRTTRDLLQNQGQKEQAGKVDEIIQKVNEQK, from the coding sequence ATGTCTCATCAAATCAAACGCAAACACCTGCTTCTGGCTACTGTCATCAGTCTGAGCCTATCTACTTTTGGTTGTTCTTCATCAGGGTCAAACTCGCCAAACGCCAACTCTACCCCGTCAGCTTCGCCAGCAACTTCGGCATCAGCTTCCAACCCACAAAATTCTAACCCAACTCCGCCAGCCAGCCCAGCAGCCTCTTCACAAACAGATACTGCCAATACTCAAACAGCCCCAGCCCCAGCCCCAGCCCCTGTAGAGAAAGGCAGCGCTGCGGATTACTATCAGCAAGGTATTGAAAAGGTCAAACAACAAGATTTTAAGAGCGCAGAGGAATTATGGAACAAATCGCTTCAGCTAGACCCTAAAAATGCAGAGGTTCACTCTAACATGGGTGTGCTTCTGCAACGTCAGGGGAAGATAGATGAGGCAACCTCTCACTACAAGGAATCTGTTCGCCTTGCTCCCGATAATCCAGAGACTCATATTAAATTAGCTGTGGCTTTGGGTCAACAGCGCAAATTAGACGAATCGATCGCACAATCAAAAGAAGCCATTCGCCTCAAGCCCGACTTTGCACAAGCTCATTATGTCTTGGCATTGGGCTTATCCGAACAAGGCAAGAAAGAGGAAGCGCTCGCCAGTTTGAGAACAACTAGAGATTTATTGCAAAACCAGGGTCAAAAAGAGCAAGCTGGTAAAGTCGATGAAATCATTCAAAAAGTGAACGAACAAAAGTAA
- the cobA gene encoding uroporphyrinogen-III C-methyltransferase — translation MTGQKGKVYLVGAGPSDVAYLTVRAQQLLAQAEVLVYDALVDGRLLHLVPLNCCLFDVGKRGGRPSIKQAEIDRLLVEQCQQGKQVVRLKSGDPFIFGRCGSEIESLLAAGCPFEVVPGISSALAAPLFAGIPLTDPVLSRCFAVLSGHDPAELDWQTLSGIDTLVILMGGRYLAEIVDRLQRYGRSPKTPVAVIRWAGHPQQQVWTGELGNIVQVTAGASLSPAVIAIGEVVGLRPYLLSGDSGYKVAIESEDDLKFDTENPQPQISITVTNTEHPRSIDFQDSQISASLLPSPSDEERLLPLAGKTILVTRSVGQSGEFGDLLQQAGARVIEMPALSIGPPSSWSDLDSAIANLPTFHWLILTSTNGVDYFFERLQAQGKDARALATLKIAVVGKKTAQRLQQHSVIPDFIPPDFVADSLVANFPAQLVGQKILFPRVETGGREVLVQELTAQGAVVVEVPAYQSQCPTDIPPEAFDALQRKAVDAVTFASSKTVQCFDRLVQASLPMDVLEGVCIASIGPQTSKTCQQLLGRVDVEAKEYTLEGLLKALMEI, via the coding sequence ATGACCGGGCAAAAAGGCAAAGTCTATTTGGTGGGTGCTGGGCCTTCCGATGTGGCCTACCTCACGGTGAGGGCGCAACAGCTGTTAGCGCAAGCAGAAGTTTTGGTCTACGACGCCCTTGTGGATGGGCGACTGTTGCACCTAGTACCCCTCAATTGCTGCTTGTTTGATGTGGGCAAACGCGGCGGACGCCCCAGCATTAAGCAAGCAGAAATCGATCGCCTGCTGGTGGAACAATGTCAGCAAGGAAAGCAGGTAGTGCGGCTCAAAAGTGGCGATCCGTTCATTTTCGGTCGTTGTGGCTCGGAAATTGAGAGCTTGCTGGCAGCAGGTTGTCCTTTTGAAGTGGTGCCGGGAATTTCTTCGGCGCTAGCAGCACCGCTGTTTGCGGGAATTCCTCTGACTGACCCGGTGTTGAGTCGATGTTTTGCAGTTCTCAGCGGTCACGACCCAGCCGAGTTAGATTGGCAGACTCTCTCTGGGATTGACACGCTGGTAATTTTGATGGGAGGGCGTTATTTAGCGGAAATTGTGGATCGCCTGCAACGATACGGACGATCCCCAAAAACTCCCGTCGCGGTAATTCGCTGGGCGGGACATCCCCAACAACAAGTTTGGACAGGAGAACTGGGCAATATTGTTCAAGTCACTGCTGGGGCGTCCCTCTCGCCAGCAGTTATCGCGATCGGGGAAGTTGTGGGGTTACGCCCGTATTTACTTAGCGGCGATTCTGGTTATAAAGTGGCGATCGAGAGCGAGGATGATTTAAAATTCGACACTGAGAATCCTCAACCGCAAATTTCTATCACCGTGACAAATACCGAACACCCAAGATCGATCGATTTTCAGGACTCACAAATTTCTGCTTCTCTTCTCCCCTCTCCGTCTGACGAGGAGAGGTTGCTTCCTCTGGCTGGCAAAACTATCCTGGTGACTCGATCGGTGGGTCAATCTGGCGAGTTTGGTGACCTGTTGCAACAAGCAGGCGCAAGGGTAATTGAAATGCCCGCGCTGTCAATTGGCCCTCCTTCTAGTTGGTCGGATCTGGATAGTGCGATCGCAAATCTTCCCACTTTTCATTGGTTAATTCTCACTTCCACCAATGGGGTAGACTATTTTTTTGAACGACTGCAAGCACAAGGCAAAGATGCCCGCGCTCTAGCTACCCTCAAAATTGCTGTAGTTGGCAAAAAAACAGCCCAACGCCTGCAACAACACTCCGTTATACCCGATTTTATCCCACCAGATTTTGTGGCCGATTCCCTTGTGGCAAATTTCCCAGCACAGTTAGTCGGCCAAAAAATTCTCTTCCCCAGAGTGGAAACTGGGGGGCGAGAAGTACTGGTACAAGAATTAACCGCTCAAGGCGCTGTTGTCGTGGAAGTACCGGCTTATCAGTCTCAGTGTCCGACGGATATACCGCCAGAAGCTTTCGACGCTCTACAGCGCAAAGCAGTGGATGCAGTTACTTTTGCTAGTTCCAAAACCGTGCAATGTTTCGATCGGTTGGTACAAGCATCTCTACCTATGGATGTGTTGGAGGGCGTTTGCATTGCTTCCATTGGCCCTCAAACTTCCAAAACTTGTCAGCAGTTACTGGGACGAGTCGATGTAGAGGCGAAAGAATATACTCTGGAAGGCTTATTAAAAGCCTTAATGGAGATTTAA